The nucleotide window TATACTTTTCATATAAATATTGACGCTGCTTATCTCCAAAAACTGGATCAATCTCTCGAAGCCTATACCCGTAACTTTTTATCTCGAAATATTAATATGTTAGAGTACCTGGATTTCCTGGAATCATATCAACAGAACAAACTCTCCATTCTTGGCGCCTCCCGTGATTTGAATAATGCAGTGGAAGAGGTCAACTATGTATCGGGCACTGAGCTGATGCCCTGATTTAAAACTATATGCTCCTAATTGATCCCATCAATATACAATATGAAAAGAATATTTACGATCGGAATAACCATCGCTCTGCTTGCAGGTTGCAGAGAAAAAAAAGCAGTGCCTGTTGAACAACAATTCTGCCTTGACAAAGAGCTTAAGTCGAAAATCAGTATTGAAGAAGCCAAAGCTGAACCTGTTGCCACCGGTGTTCATTTAATGGGTAGTGTGGAAGCCAATGCCGACAAGCAGGTCACCTATTCCAGTTTAACCAATGGTGTAGTCAACAATGTATTTTTTTCTTTGGGCGATAAAGTGCAGAAAGGGCAGGTATTGGCTGAAGTAAAAAGTGTTGAGTTAAACAGCTTACAATCAGAATCAGGCAATATCCTTCAACAGATCAGGATCGCAGAAAGAAAACTGGAAACTTTAAAAGACCTGTATGCCGACGGCATGTCATCAGGCAGGGAATTACAGGAAGCACAAAGCGAGTTAGAGATACTTAAATCAGAGCAAAGAAGAACCGGCGCCAATATGAGCCTTTATAATGCCAGTACGTCAAAAGGTGTTTTCCAGGTCAAAGCTCCTTCAAGCGGTGTTATTACTTCGAAGAATATTGCGCCTGGTACCCAACTCAATTCTGAAAGTGAATCGCTTTTCACCGTTTCTAACCTGGATGAAGTGTGGGTAATGGCTAACATCTATACCAGCAACATAGCAGAGATAAAGGAAGGCATGCCGGTAGAGATCACCACACTTTCTTACCCGGGCCAAACCTTCCGCGGAAAAGTATCGGTACTCTCACAGGTAATGGATAATGACTCGAAAGTATTGCAGGCGCGTATCGTAATGCCCAATAAGGATCTATTGCTAAAACCAGGGATGATGGTCGACATCACGGCATTAAAAAACGAAACAACCATGCAGGTATGCCTGCCTGAAGCATCCCTGGTGTTTGACAACAACGAATACTATGTGCTGATTTATAAGGAGGATTGCAGCATAGAAGTGCGTAAAATAAAGACAGGTAGCCGGAATCATAATAAGATCTACATACCGGAAGGCATCGTGCCCGGAGAAAAAATCATCACCCGAAATCACCTGCTTATCTACCAGGCGCTTCAATCATTTTAATACTGTATGTATATGCAGTTAACCCGGCAACACAATTGCACCAGACCAGGTGCGAGATTAAACCCGTATCGACATGACAAAGATCGTTCAGCAAATAGTTTCGTTCTCTTTAAAAAATCACATTATTGTACTGTTTCTTACCGCCTTACTGGTGGTATCCGGAATAGTAGCTTACCTGCACACTCCCATTGAAGCATATCCCGATGTTACCAACACCAGGGCCCGTATCATTACACAATGGCCCGGGCGGAGCGCAGAAGAAATAGAGAAATTTGTCACCCTTCCTTTAATGAAGGAGTTAAATACGATTCCCAAAAAATCGGATGTTCGTTCCATCTCTTTATTCGGGCTATCGGTAGTAACAGTTCTTTTCGACGATGATGTAGATGACTTTTATGCGCAGCAATATGCGGCAAACCGGTTACAATCTGTTTCTCTGCCGGATGGCGCAGATGCCGGTATTGAACCGCCAGCCGGAGCAACCGGTGAGATCTTCCGGTATGTTTTAAAAAGTAAAAGAGACATTAAGGAACTCACGGCTATACACGACTGGGTAGTTGAAAGGGAATTGGTTGCAGTGCCCGGTGTATCTAATATCATCAGTTTTGGAGGGGAAGAAAAGATCTATGAGATCAAGATCAACCCCACGGAGTTGGCCAATTACGACCTATCTCCCCTGGATGTATATGATGCCGTAGCGAAGAGTAATATCAATGTAGGTGGTGATGTGATTGAAAGAGGCAGCCAGGCCTATGTAGTAAGAGGTGTAGGTTTATTAGAACAAACAGAAGATATCGAAAATATTCTGATCAAAGTAAAAGGCAACACACCTATACTCGTGAAACATGTTGCCCGGGTAGAAGTAGCAGCTAAGCCACGGTTGGGTAAAGTAGGATTACAAGATGATACAGATCTGGTTCAGGGCATTGTGATGATGTTGCGGGGTGAAAATCCGGGAGATGTAATACCCAGGCTAAAGGATAAAATTGCCGAACTGAATAACAGTACTTTACCTGCCGATGTAACGATAGAGCCTTTTATTGACCGTACCGAACTGGTAAGTGCAACGGTGGATACCGTAAGTAAAAATATTATAGAAGGCATTCTCTTTGTATCGGTCATTGTTTTCATTTTTCTTTTCAACTGGCGTACCACACTAATAGTAGCATCGGTCATCCCGCTCTCCTTCCTGTTCGCATTACTTATGTTGCGGATACAGGGATTACCGGCAAATCTCATATCGTTGGGGGCCATCGACTTTGGCCTATTGCTGGAAGGCACTCTCGTCATTGTTGAATCTGTATTTGTAACCATGGAGCTCAGGGCGCACCAGCTGGGCATGAAACGGTTTAATAAAAGCAGTAAGCTGGGGTTGATCCGTAAAGGAGCAGGCAGCGTGGGTGGTTATATTGTATTTGCACAACTGATATTGATTGTTGCGTTAATTCCTATTTTCTCCTTCCAGAAAGTAGAAGGAAAAATGTTCCGGCCGCTTGCATTTACTTTGGGATATGCACTGTTAGGCTCACTCCTGCTCAGCATTACCTATGTACCGGCACTTTGCAGGTTAATGCTCACTAAGAACATAAAGGAGAAGGAAAATGTCATTTCAAAATTCTTTAAGAACAACCTGTTTCGCCTGTTTTTATGGAGTAATCGTCGTCGCAGGATTGTTGTTACGGGTTTTATAGTAATACTGGCCGGGTGTGCGGTAAGATTTGCATTCTACGGAACAGAATTTATTCCTAAGCTTAACGAGGGGGCGTTGTATGTAAGGGCCACACTCCCGAATAGCGTCAACCTTGAAGAATCAACGCGGTTAGCAGAGGAAATGAAAAAGAAGATCCGCGGCTTCGACGAAGTACAATTTGTGCTCAACCAGGTAGGAAGACCTAATGATGGAACCGACCCTACAGGTTTTTTCAATATAGAATTTCATATACAACTATACCCGGAAAAGGAATGGACACGACCGGTTAAAAAGGATGAGCTGGTGGAAGAAATGCGAAAGTCTTTGGATATCTATCCGGGTATCGTATTAGGCTTTAGTCAACCGATACAGGATAATGTGGAAGAATACGTGGCAGGTGTAAAAAGCTCGCTGGTAGTAAAGATCTATGGCAATAACCTTTTTGAATTGGAGAAATATGCTGACCAGGTAGCCAACAGTATACGTACGGTAAAAGGTATTGAAGACCTTAATGTATATCGCAATATTGGTCTGCCGGAATTAAGAATTCAATTGCACGATCATAAAATGTCCCGTTACGGCATTGATATCGCCGATGCCCAGGCTGTAATAGAAATGGCGATAGGCGGCCGGGCCGCTACCAAATTCTACGAAGAAGAACGCATGTTTGATGTACGGTTAAGGTTTGACAAACCCTACAGGGATAACGAGAAGAAGATCGGCGAAATGATGATCCCTGCCGAGGATGGTAAGAAAATACCTTTAAAAGAAATTGCTACCATCAGCTATATTACAGGACCTGCCTTTATTTATAGGGAAGGCAGCAGCCGTTATATAGCGGTAGGCTTCAGTATACAGGGCAGAGACCTGGGAAGTACGATTGCTGAAGCCAAAGCCAAAGTAGCTAAAGAAGTGAAAATACCGGTGAAAAATAAAATGACCTGGGCCGGTGAGTTTGAAAGTAAAGAGCGCGCTTCCCAACAACTATCTGTTATTGTGCCGGCAGTATTGTTACTGGTATTATTTTTATTGTACTTTAATTTCGGTACCATTAAGGATACCCTTATTGCAGCCAGTACCATTCCATTTGCATTCATAGGTGGCTTTCTTTCCTTGTGGCTTACCCAAACAGTATTTGGTATTTCTGCAGGTATTGGCTTTATTATACTTTTTGGTGTAAATACTATCAACAGTATCATATTGATCGCCGTGATGAAAGAAAACATGCGAAAAATGAATTTAAAAGAAGCCATATCCAATGGCGTACATAGTCGTATCCGTCCTATTGTAATGATCGCGTTAATGGGATCAATCGGTCTCCTCCCGGCAGCCTTATCAACCGGTATGGGATCTGAGGTTCAAAAGCCGCTGGCGATTATGATAGTGGGAGGATTACTGATTTGCATGATACTGTCGCTTACCGTGCTGCCCCAGATATTCTACTTCAGCTACCGGCGCAAAGCAGCCAGTCAGCAAACTTCATAATATCAAAGGTTTCAGGTATACACAAACTAAGGATCGAAGGTAACCCGTTATAGCATGCTATCATGGGTTGCTTCATAATAGGGCTTGCCCCTCGGGCAAATTATAGTCAGCGAATACAAATCTTACTGCTATAACGGAAGTTCAACTATGAATATGGATCCCCGGGGATTGTTCGGTTCAAACCACAAACGTCCCCCATGCCCTTCCACTATTTGCTTTGAAATAGCCAGCCCCATTCCATAGGTTTTCTCACCGGCAGTACCTTCTCTTTTAGACGGAGAGTATAGTTCAAATAAGCCGGACTCAAGATTTTCAGGAATGCCAATGCCGTTATCTATTACTTTTATATAAACCTTACCGGCGGCTTTTTCAGTAATAATTTCAATATGTGCTGATTCGGGACTAAATTTAATAGCATTAGTAATAAGGTTGCTGATCACTCTCCATAATTGTTCCCTGTTGGCTGGTATTTTCAACGGCAGCGCATGTAGTACCAGTTCCTGTTTCTTTGCACTTGCCCTGGGTTTAAGAATCGTAACACAATAGTGCAGAACCTCCGAAATATCCAGTAGCTCTTTTGCTATATTCTCCGTTTTAAATTGTACCTGCAGCAGATCATCTACCAATTGAAGTGCATTGGCACCGGATGTACGGATCAAATCCAGGATCTCAATATCATCCTGCCGCCTGTGCGAACTGCTGAGCATAATACCGGCCAACGAGTAAATCGCTCCCACCGGGCTGCGCAGGTCATGCGCCACTACTCTTAATATCCTTGTATTTTCTTTATGACTATGTTCTAACGCCGAAAGCGTATCATTCAACTCCCTGTTTTTTAAGATTAATTGTTGATTAAAATAACGCGATTTCAAAAGATTTTTACGAATGAGCAACAATATTATTATAATCATCAGAAGCGCAATAACCCCTATGACCAGTAGCTTTCTCTGATCCGACAGGTGGCGCTGCGCTGAAGCGAGCTGACTTTCCTGTATTGCATATCCCATGTAATCTACACCGGAAGCGTTCTCCTGCTCTCTCTGCTGATCTGCCAATGTTAAAGACAACCGGGCATAATATGCGGCCTGCTTATAATCGGTACCTGCATAAAAATCAAATAATTTTCTCGAGATCTCCTGGCTGTATGACAGGTATCCCTGCTTTTCAGCTATTTGTAAAGCTTCCCTGTAATGCGATAAAGCCCTGGCCGTGTCGACAGGCAAGAGTTGATCACCGGCGCCAATCATCATATCCATCGACGCGTAATACAGTTTCTGTTCGTGCGCTTTCTGTATAGCTAATTCCAGGCGCTCTACACCTTCCCGCCGGCGTCCGTCTTCAATCAGCTCGTTCGCTTCCAATTGTTCTATAGCCAATAAAACGAGACGATCTTTGTAACGGCTTGCAATTTCCTTTGCTTTTGAGAGATAATACTTTGTTGAATCTTTTCCGAAATGTTTGGGATACATCAACAGGTAATTGTACAAAAGGGGAGCCAGCATTGAATCTTTAGCCAGTATAGCGCTCCCCATTAACGCCTCATTAAATAATTCGATAGCCCTTGCATCATTTCCTGTTTGCTGGTACACCATACCGATATTCATTTGCATCTGTACCGAATTGGCATGATCTCCCATAGCCTGGTAGCCTTCATAAGCCTTAAAATAATACCGTAGCGCCAGTTGAGGATTACCCCGAACATCGAAGGATATTCCCAGGTTTTTGATCGCATCCGTTTTTCCTTTCTGATAGTTATGCCGGTCCGAAATTTCGCGGGCCAGTTTTGCAAGATTAAACGTACTATCAATGTTGATCTCGTAAAACAATGTAGCCATTCTATTCAACCTGTCTACCTGTTGCAGGCTATCCTTAGTCACAAGTAACTGAGCTCTTATTTGTTCTATTTCAGAAGTTTGGGCAACAGCGGGTTGCGCTCCAATCATTATAAAGAGTAAAAAGAACAAGGGCTTATTCATTATTCCAAAGTTAGCCGTTTTTTAAAAGCTGAAAAAGTGATAACCAGCCCTGTCACCGGTAAGGCCGGCAGGTTATGCGTATATTTGCAATCATCCGGTTTCGAGATTATTAAAAATAAATCGACAACATGTCCATTACAAAAGAAGCAGAACTTATTGGCTTGCAAAAGGCAAGTGAGGCAGTTGCCCTCACGTTAAAGGAAATGATCGCATATGCACAGCCCGGCATGTCGACAAAGGAATTAGATGAGTATGGAGCGATGCTCTTAAGCAGGTTCGCGGCCCAATCAGCACCTTATTTAACTTATGGCTTCCCGGGTTATACCTGCATTAGTGTGAATAATGAGTTTTGCCACGGCATCCCTTCTGACAAAAGAATATTGAAAGAAGGTGACCTTGTGAATATTGATGTATCGGCGGAACTGGATGGATTCTGGTCTGACAATGGCAGTTCGTTTGTATTGGGGGAAGATTTAAATCAACATCAAAAACTGGTGGCGGCCTCGAAACAAATCTTACATAAAGCAATCTCCAACATAAACGACGGTGTTCGTATTTCAGACATCGGGCATCTTATTGAAACGGAAGCTAAAAAACGCGGCTACAAAGTAATTAAAAATCTTACCGGGCATGGAGTGGGAAGAAGCCTTCATGAAGAACCGCTGGAAATAGCCAACTACCGCAACCGGCACTATAAGCGTAAATTTAAGAAGAACGAAGTGGTAGCTATTGAAACCTTTATCACCACTGCTTCAAGCTATGCCGATACTTTGCAGGATGGCTGGACGATGGTTGGTGACAAAGGAGGATATATGGCTCAACATGAACATACTATTGTTGTTACCGACGGGCAACCGATAATACTAACAGGAATGAATGGCATCTGGAATTAATAGCATATTTTACCTGTCCGATTACGATTCGACATATCATTCTCTTTTATAGTCCCCCCATCCCTATACTCCTCTCCATTACTCAGGAGAAGCAGGGCAATCGTTCTACAAACCGGGAATAAAATGTGTCGCCATTAGCATCACGTACCGCACACTTTAAGGCTTTAATGTTTATGAAGGGCGCTATCTGCCTTATCGACTATAACAAACTGCCGGATAATACCTTGCTCCCAGGCATTTGCTAATGAATCAACAGGCGGATCGGGAATCCCGGCTCTTTGCTCCTTAATCTTTCTTGTTTCAACTTTAAATCTTGATCCCGATCCCCCAGGAGTAAACGCTCTTCCAATTGCCCCTCTTTGTAAAGCCCATCATAATCATCGGAGCTCCGGTTGGCAGACTGCGCTGCTGATCGGTATGCAAGGTGTGGATAGTTTTGCCGTAAGTAGATACAAGCTTTTTCATCAGCTCGGTTTCAGCTGGCTCCGGAACACCTGGTTCGATCAGCGTACCCGTTTTTAATTCATGATGATGAGAGTGCCAAAGTAATTTCTCCTCATTGGGCAGTGTTGCAAACATGCGGGACGTAATAATATACTTCACACCCATGAATAGCAGAACATATTTTTTTGCATAACCGGTTTTTAATACGGAAACCAATTGCTATGCCGTCGTGCACAGTTACAACTAAATGACCTGTATTGATAGTAGCAATAGTTTTTAAATGGCATCCAATTTGCATCAGGACTATTACAAATGCAGACAGATTTAAGTATGACGAATTTATCCCCTAACAACCTGACCAATAGTGATAATGGACTTTATCCGTACCAGATACGTGATCTCAACCGTTTATTCGCGGAGGTTAATTTTGCAGAGCAGGCAGCCGGTCAGCGGCTACTCTACCAGCTACCTACCGGCGCCGGCAAGACACGTATTTTTTCGGAGATTGTAAAGCGTTATATGGGAACGATAGATGGAGATGTGGTGGTACTGACTCATCGTCTGGAATTATGTGCCCAAACGCATCGCCAGTTGAGTAAACAGGGAGTCCGGTGTAAAGTTATTTCAGGTGTGGTATCATCTCTGCGAAAAACCACCTCTGCCTATTGCTATGTTTCGATGGTCGAGACTATGAAAAACAGGATTAAGGCCGGAAAATTCAATACCGCTTCGGTAGGCCTGTTGATTGTAGACGAAGCTCATCATAATTCCTTTGCCAAACTGATCTCTAAATTTCCCCATGCCTGCGTTATCGGTGTCACAGCCACTCCACTTAGCTCTGATCCATCCTTACCATTAAAAAAAACATACGATAAAATAGTTATTGGCGAGCCAATAGAACAGTTGATTGAAAATGGTTACCTGGCAAAACCCAGATATTACAGTTATGAAGTAGAACTTAACAGCCTGGCAACCGGTGTACGCGGAGACTTTACCATGCAATCTTCAGACGCACTATACAGTTCACAGGCCATGCTTGAATTATTACTCCATGCCTGCCAACAGCATGCAAAAGGCCTTAAAACCCTGATTTTTAACACGGGGGTATTCAGCTCTGTAAAGGTTCAGCAATTCCTGGCAGAAGCCGGCTTACCGGTTAAGCATATAGATCATAAAACCCCTTCTGAAGAGCGCACCGAAATTTTAAAATGGTTCAGAAAAACCAAATCAGCCATACTCACCTCGGTGTCTATGCTGACAACCGGATTTGATGAACCTTCTGTGAATTGCGTAATCTTATACAGGGCTACCACTTCTCTCACCTTATACCACCAAATGATCGGGCGTGGCTCCAGAATCAAAAGCGGAAAGAAACACTTTACTATTATTGATCTTGGTAATAATGAAGAAAGATTTGGCCCCTGGCAACAATCTATTAACTGGCAGGAGTCATTCGATTATCCCGAATTGTATACCAGCCTTTACAGCCCCTCTCAATCTGCCGGGGATAAAATGAACGTCAACCTCAGACAAAAGTTCCCTAACAGCCTGTATATCGACTTCGACGTGCAGCAAGCTTACAATGAAGCGCTGGAAATGAACAGAAAGCCACGTTATGTTATCTCACAGTCTATACATCAGCACGCATTAATGTGCCTCGATAACAGTAATGATATTCCCTCAGCTTTATTACTATCCAAAGATTTAAAGGATGTCGTTAAATATCGGGTTAAGCAATATGGTAAATGCCTGGGCAAAGTCACCCGCAGCTACCTGCAATGGTTAGCGGAAGACTACATCCTGAGATTGTCTGAACTTATTGAACGATTGGGAAAAAAGCGGTGGATGGGGAACCTTACGGAACCATTGGCAGCCGCCTGATGAAGAAAGCTGAGGTGATAACCTGATGGTGATGCGAAACTGCTGAGGGCAATGCGTCCAGTTTCTGATTTCCTGCCCTTTACTCTCCCTGGAATGATCAATACCGATCACAATTGATTCATCGGGCTGAGGTTCATTAAATCAAAAAACAGCAGAAACTGTAGAATAAATTCCACAGTTTTTACCCTAAATAATTGTAAAAGCAACAGAAGGGTTTTATAGCGTACTTTTTTCAACCAGCTTAACATTTTTGTTGTACTATTATGCCTTAATTATTGATTATGAGTATTGATATATTTAAGTTTTTACAGCAAAATCAATCCGTCATCCTGGAGAAATGGATGACTAATCAGCTTGCAGATACCGGTTTAAGAGATGACCTGATCAGCAACGAGGAACTAAGAAATGAGTCGGAGGAACTGGTTCAGGAATTCATTAAAGGTTTATCCAAAGATAATATTGACAATCCGGAATCTCCTGACTTCGACCCTGTATTGGAGATACTGGGCGGCATCTCCATTTCCAGGGCGCAGCAGGGCTTCAGTCCCAAAGAAACAGGGCTGTTCGTAATCAGCCTGAAAGAAGCACTTATCGATCTGATATCAGAACAAAACTGGGAAGCGGCTACTGTTATGCAATCCATACGTTCACTCAATAAACTTTTTGACAGTTTTTCTATTTATACTTTTGAAACCTTTATAAAGGGAAGAGAAGAAGTTATTTTAAGACAAACGGATGAGATCACAGAAATTTCCACACCGGTCATCCGTATCTGGGATAATATCCTTGCCTTACCGATTATAGGAACACTTGATAGT belongs to Niabella yanshanensis and includes:
- a CDS encoding efflux RND transporter permease subunit; the encoded protein is MTKIVQQIVSFSLKNHIIVLFLTALLVVSGIVAYLHTPIEAYPDVTNTRARIITQWPGRSAEEIEKFVTLPLMKELNTIPKKSDVRSISLFGLSVVTVLFDDDVDDFYAQQYAANRLQSVSLPDGADAGIEPPAGATGEIFRYVLKSKRDIKELTAIHDWVVERELVAVPGVSNIISFGGEEKIYEIKINPTELANYDLSPLDVYDAVAKSNINVGGDVIERGSQAYVVRGVGLLEQTEDIENILIKVKGNTPILVKHVARVEVAAKPRLGKVGLQDDTDLVQGIVMMLRGENPGDVIPRLKDKIAELNNSTLPADVTIEPFIDRTELVSATVDTVSKNIIEGILFVSVIVFIFLFNWRTTLIVASVIPLSFLFALLMLRIQGLPANLISLGAIDFGLLLEGTLVIVESVFVTMELRAHQLGMKRFNKSSKLGLIRKGAGSVGGYIVFAQLILIVALIPIFSFQKVEGKMFRPLAFTLGYALLGSLLLSITYVPALCRLMLTKNIKEKENVISKFFKNNLFRLFLWSNRRRRIVVTGFIVILAGCAVRFAFYGTEFIPKLNEGALYVRATLPNSVNLEESTRLAEEMKKKIRGFDEVQFVLNQVGRPNDGTDPTGFFNIEFHIQLYPEKEWTRPVKKDELVEEMRKSLDIYPGIVLGFSQPIQDNVEEYVAGVKSSLVVKIYGNNLFELEKYADQVANSIRTVKGIEDLNVYRNIGLPELRIQLHDHKMSRYGIDIADAQAVIEMAIGGRAATKFYEEERMFDVRLRFDKPYRDNEKKIGEMMIPAEDGKKIPLKEIATISYITGPAFIYREGSSRYIAVGFSIQGRDLGSTIAEAKAKVAKEVKIPVKNKMTWAGEFESKERASQQLSVIVPAVLLLVLFLLYFNFGTIKDTLIAASTIPFAFIGGFLSLWLTQTVFGISAGIGFIILFGVNTINSIILIAVMKENMRKMNLKEAISNGVHSRIRPIVMIALMGSIGLLPAALSTGMGSEVQKPLAIMIVGGLLICMILSLTVLPQIFYFSYRRKAASQQTS
- a CDS encoding DUF1264 domain-containing protein — translated: MGVKYIITSRMFATLPNEEKLLWHSHHHELKTGTLIEPGVPEPAETELMKKLVSTYGKTIHTLHTDQQRSLPTGAPMIMMGFTKRGNWKSVYSWGIGIKI
- a CDS encoding STAS domain-containing protein produces the protein MSIDIFKFLQQNQSVILEKWMTNQLADTGLRDDLISNEELRNESEELVQEFIKGLSKDNIDNPESPDFDPVLEILGGISISRAQQGFSPKETGLFVISLKEALIDLISEQNWEAATVMQSIRSLNKLFDSFSIYTFETFIKGREEVILRQTDEITEISTPVIRIWDNILALPIIGTLDSARTQVVMESLLTEIVASGSSIAILDISGVPTVDSLVAQHLLKTVSATRLMGAECIISGIRPEIAQTIVHLGIDLSGIITKSSLASALSYAFRTLRLEVKTILNNK
- a CDS encoding efflux RND transporter periplasmic adaptor subunit, with protein sequence MKRIFTIGITIALLAGCREKKAVPVEQQFCLDKELKSKISIEEAKAEPVATGVHLMGSVEANADKQVTYSSLTNGVVNNVFFSLGDKVQKGQVLAEVKSVELNSLQSESGNILQQIRIAERKLETLKDLYADGMSSGRELQEAQSELEILKSEQRRTGANMSLYNASTSKGVFQVKAPSSGVITSKNIAPGTQLNSESESLFTVSNLDEVWVMANIYTSNIAEIKEGMPVEITTLSYPGQTFRGKVSVLSQVMDNDSKVLQARIVMPNKDLLLKPGMMVDITALKNETTMQVCLPEASLVFDNNEYYVLIYKEDCSIEVRKIKTGSRNHNKIYIPEGIVPGEKIITRNHLLIYQALQSF
- the map gene encoding type I methionyl aminopeptidase, giving the protein MSITKEAELIGLQKASEAVALTLKEMIAYAQPGMSTKELDEYGAMLLSRFAAQSAPYLTYGFPGYTCISVNNEFCHGIPSDKRILKEGDLVNIDVSAELDGFWSDNGSSFVLGEDLNQHQKLVAASKQILHKAISNINDGVRISDIGHLIETEAKKRGYKVIKNLTGHGVGRSLHEEPLEIANYRNRHYKRKFKKNEVVAIETFITTASSYADTLQDGWTMVGDKGGYMAQHEHTIVVTDGQPIILTGMNGIWN
- a CDS encoding DEAD/DEAH box helicase — translated: MTNLSPNNLTNSDNGLYPYQIRDLNRLFAEVNFAEQAAGQRLLYQLPTGAGKTRIFSEIVKRYMGTIDGDVVVLTHRLELCAQTHRQLSKQGVRCKVISGVVSSLRKTTSAYCYVSMVETMKNRIKAGKFNTASVGLLIVDEAHHNSFAKLISKFPHACVIGVTATPLSSDPSLPLKKTYDKIVIGEPIEQLIENGYLAKPRYYSYEVELNSLATGVRGDFTMQSSDALYSSQAMLELLLHACQQHAKGLKTLIFNTGVFSSVKVQQFLAEAGLPVKHIDHKTPSEERTEILKWFRKTKSAILTSVSMLTTGFDEPSVNCVILYRATTSLTLYHQMIGRGSRIKSGKKHFTIIDLGNNEERFGPWQQSINWQESFDYPELYTSLYSPSQSAGDKMNVNLRQKFPNSLYIDFDVQQAYNEALEMNRKPRYVISQSIHQHALMCLDNSNDIPSALLLSKDLKDVVKYRVKQYGKCLGKVTRSYLQWLAEDYILRLSELIERLGKKRWMGNLTEPLAAA
- a CDS encoding sensor histidine kinase, which translates into the protein MNKPLFFLLFIMIGAQPAVAQTSEIEQIRAQLLVTKDSLQQVDRLNRMATLFYEINIDSTFNLAKLAREISDRHNYQKGKTDAIKNLGISFDVRGNPQLALRYYFKAYEGYQAMGDHANSVQMQMNIGMVYQQTGNDARAIELFNEALMGSAILAKDSMLAPLLYNYLLMYPKHFGKDSTKYYLSKAKEIASRYKDRLVLLAIEQLEANELIEDGRRREGVERLELAIQKAHEQKLYYASMDMMIGAGDQLLPVDTARALSHYREALQIAEKQGYLSYSQEISRKLFDFYAGTDYKQAAYYARLSLTLADQQREQENASGVDYMGYAIQESQLASAQRHLSDQRKLLVIGVIALLMIIIILLLIRKNLLKSRYFNQQLILKNRELNDTLSALEHSHKENTRILRVVAHDLRSPVGAIYSLAGIMLSSSHRRQDDIEILDLIRTSGANALQLVDDLLQVQFKTENIAKELLDISEVLHYCVTILKPRASAKKQELVLHALPLKIPANREQLWRVISNLITNAIKFSPESAHIEIITEKAAGKVYIKVIDNGIGIPENLESGLFELYSPSKREGTAGEKTYGMGLAISKQIVEGHGGRLWFEPNNPRGSIFIVELPL